A DNA window from Halorubrum sp. DM2 contains the following coding sequences:
- a CDS encoding DUF5815 family protein has translation MSQPRVPGGDENALELPCGEAIGVDELDLGMREYECACGETHAVVMDVHPPERFLPDFLVDVLREAIETTSEEMPEFDTPHLLGVVLEEFPEAVVAHDASENADVGYAMAWVTEFDSRRLHEVVVELVVELMEHAVSHAEDDEALSAFEQEMVEFDVSEFVEQYRAERDLEAEDPYA, from the coding sequence ATGTCTCAGCCCCGCGTCCCCGGCGGCGACGAGAACGCGCTGGAGCTGCCCTGCGGGGAGGCGATCGGCGTCGACGAACTGGACCTCGGGATGCGCGAGTACGAGTGCGCCTGCGGTGAGACCCACGCGGTCGTGATGGACGTCCACCCCCCCGAGCGGTTCCTCCCGGACTTTTTGGTCGATGTCCTGCGCGAAGCGATCGAGACGACCAGCGAGGAGATGCCGGAGTTCGACACGCCGCACCTGCTCGGCGTCGTCTTAGAGGAGTTCCCGGAGGCCGTCGTCGCGCACGACGCCAGCGAGAACGCGGACGTCGGGTACGCGATGGCATGGGTGACGGAGTTCGACTCCCGGCGGCTCCACGAGGTCGTCGTCGAACTCGTCGTCGAACTGATGGAACACGCCGTGAGCCACGCCGAAGACGACGAGGCGCTGTCGGCGTTCGAACAGGAGATGGTCGAGTTCGACGTGAGCGAGTTCGTCGAACAGTACCGGGCGGAGCGCGACCTCGAAGCAGAGGACCCGTACGCCTGA
- a CDS encoding VTT domain-containing protein yields the protein MNRRSTVGRYAVAGVVVAGLAAVALAVSPETALSRLRWLADDPVRFGVAVVALAAVRPLLAWPTTLLAVAVGFGYGWVGIPFALAAVVATSLPPYALARAGRLRFRDPSDGREESGLADRFCRAGERFAAESGSVRAVTGTRLLPLPSDAVTVGAAAAGVEARPFLIGTALGELPWILCGVAVGISLDRLAATGGSLVDPTAILGMAAVGALVLAGPLYRTFVAPDAAASA from the coding sequence GTGAATCGCCGGTCGACGGTCGGGCGGTACGCGGTCGCGGGCGTCGTCGTCGCCGGGCTGGCGGCGGTCGCGCTCGCGGTCTCCCCCGAGACCGCGCTCTCGCGGCTCCGCTGGCTCGCGGACGACCCGGTCCGGTTCGGCGTGGCCGTCGTCGCGCTCGCGGCCGTCAGACCCCTTCTCGCGTGGCCGACGACCCTCCTCGCCGTCGCCGTCGGCTTCGGGTACGGATGGGTCGGGATTCCCTTCGCGCTCGCGGCCGTCGTCGCCACCTCGCTCCCGCCGTACGCGCTCGCCCGGGCGGGACGACTCCGGTTCCGTGATCCGTCGGACGGCCGCGAGGAGTCCGGACTCGCAGATCGGTTCTGTCGCGCGGGCGAGCGGTTCGCGGCGGAGTCGGGAAGCGTGCGCGCCGTGACCGGGACCCGGCTGCTGCCGCTCCCCTCCGACGCGGTGACTGTCGGGGCCGCGGCCGCCGGCGTCGAGGCCCGGCCGTTCCTGATCGGCACCGCGCTCGGCGAACTGCCGTGGATCCTCTGCGGGGTCGCGGTCGGCATTTCGCTCGACCGCCTCGCCGCGACCGGCGGGTCGCTCGTCGACCCGACTGCGATCCTCGGCATGGCCGCGGTCGGGGCGCTGGTGCTCGCCGGACCGCTCTACCGGACTTTCGTCGCACCCGACGCGGCGGCCTCGGCCTGA
- a CDS encoding DUF4382 domain-containing protein, translated as MTDRTPDLGIDRRTYLRATGVAALGSVGLAGCVSRATGTLATQVTDQPADIGDFESLVVTVEGFWLGPEGARTESDDDGNETDDGSDDADGNETDSGNETDGDNDTDDEGDVPGREYHEFDEPQEADLVELQNGETQLIDERDLETGEYPYLQLDVSAADGTLTDGSEATVDLPGNAPLKFNAPFEIRENTQTTFTADFAPVERGNGRYLLRPVPSGIEVAYGDAEDADESDNSDSSDDAESSGGNTSDA; from the coding sequence GTGACGGACCGAACGCCCGACCTCGGCATCGACCGGCGGACGTACCTGCGGGCGACCGGCGTCGCCGCGCTCGGCTCCGTCGGACTCGCCGGCTGCGTCAGTCGCGCGACCGGCACGCTCGCGACGCAGGTAACGGACCAGCCCGCCGACATCGGTGACTTCGAGTCGCTCGTCGTCACCGTCGAGGGGTTCTGGCTCGGACCGGAGGGTGCCCGGACGGAGTCGGACGACGACGGCAACGAGACGGACGACGGAAGTGACGACGCCGACGGCAACGAGACCGATAGCGGCAACGAGACTGACGGCGACAACGATACCGACGACGAGGGGGATGTTCCCGGCCGCGAGTATCACGAGTTCGACGAGCCGCAGGAGGCCGACCTCGTCGAACTCCAGAACGGGGAGACCCAGCTAATCGACGAGCGCGATCTGGAGACCGGCGAGTACCCGTACCTCCAACTCGACGTGTCCGCGGCCGACGGGACGCTCACCGACGGGAGCGAGGCCACCGTCGACCTCCCGGGTAACGCGCCGCTGAAGTTCAACGCGCCGTTCGAGATCCGCGAGAACACGCAGACGACTTTCACCGCGGACTTCGCGCCGGTGGAGCGGGGGAACGGTCGATACCTCCTCCGCCCGGTACCGAGCGGGATCGAAGTCGCGTACGGCGACGCCGAGGACGCCGACGAATCTGACAACTCCGACAGCTCGGACGACGCCGAATCGAGCGGCGGCAACACCTCCGACGCCTGA
- the larC gene encoding nickel pincer cofactor biosynthesis protein LarC has protein sequence MRTLVFDGRTGAAGDMICAALIAAGADPDALAPVTDRLPVRYEVGETTKNGIRATTVDVFVDDDHSHGDTGEYSHDHADDHSHGDTDGHPHDHSHDHADADHTHAEGAGVRRSYLEVVDLVESMDLPAAVESTALDAFELLGRAEASVHGTDLDETHFHEVGADDAIADVVGAALLLADLDPERVVTTPVAAGGGTVEMSHGTYPVPAPATTEIATRAGFRIVGGPIDRELLTPTGAAILGAVADGVDAVPDISVEHAGYGAGDADFERHPNVLRALVGDGGRAGDGSEADRADSAEGKLVHDDIAVLETNLDDAAPEVLGGLQETLSRAGARDVTIVPTTMKKSRPGHLVKVICKPDDAAAVAERLARETGTLGVRQSGASHRWIAEREFETATLRVDGAAHEVAVKVASTTEGDVYDVSGEYDDAVAVAEATGLPIREVLRRAESVVRERLGDE, from the coding sequence ATGCGAACGCTCGTCTTCGACGGTCGGACCGGTGCCGCCGGCGACATGATCTGCGCCGCGCTGATCGCGGCCGGAGCCGACCCCGACGCCCTCGCCCCTGTGACCGATCGGCTCCCGGTCCGGTACGAGGTCGGAGAGACGACAAAAAACGGGATCCGGGCGACCACCGTCGACGTGTTCGTCGACGACGACCACTCCCACGGCGACACTGGCGAGTACTCTCACGACCACGCTGACGACCACTCCCACGGCGACACTGACGGTCACCCCCACGACCACTCCCACGACCACGCCGACGCCGATCACACACACGCCGAAGGGGCCGGCGTCCGCCGGAGCTACTTGGAGGTGGTCGACCTCGTCGAGTCGATGGACCTCCCCGCCGCGGTCGAGTCGACCGCGCTCGACGCCTTCGAACTGCTCGGCCGCGCGGAGGCGTCGGTCCACGGCACCGACCTCGACGAGACGCACTTCCACGAGGTGGGCGCGGACGACGCGATCGCAGACGTGGTCGGCGCGGCGCTGCTGCTCGCCGACCTCGACCCGGAGCGCGTGGTCACGACCCCGGTCGCCGCCGGCGGCGGCACGGTCGAGATGAGCCACGGGACGTACCCCGTCCCGGCACCCGCGACGACGGAGATCGCGACCCGTGCCGGCTTCCGGATCGTCGGCGGTCCGATCGACCGCGAACTGCTGACGCCGACCGGTGCGGCGATCCTCGGCGCGGTCGCCGATGGCGTCGACGCGGTGCCGGATATTTCGGTCGAACACGCGGGCTACGGGGCCGGCGACGCCGACTTCGAGCGCCATCCGAACGTCCTCCGCGCGCTCGTCGGCGACGGCGGCAGAGCGGGAGACGGAAGCGAGGCGGACCGTGCGGACTCCGCGGAGGGGAAACTCGTCCACGACGACATCGCCGTTCTGGAGACGAACCTCGACGACGCCGCACCCGAGGTCCTCGGCGGGCTTCAGGAGACCCTCTCGCGCGCCGGCGCGCGAGACGTGACGATCGTTCCGACGACGATGAAGAAGTCGCGGCCCGGGCACCTCGTGAAGGTGATCTGTAAGCCCGACGACGCGGCGGCGGTCGCCGAGCGCCTCGCCCGCGAGACCGGGACGCTCGGGGTGCGCCAGTCCGGCGCGAGCCACCGCTGGATCGCCGAGCGCGAGTTCGAGACGGCGACGCTCCGCGTCGACGGCGCGGCCCACGAGGTGGCCGTCAAGGTCGCCTCGACGACTGAGGGCGACGTGTACGACGTCAGCGGGGAGTACGACGACGCGGTCGCGGTCGCGGAGGCGACCGGCCTCCCCATCCGAGAAGTGCTTCGGCGGGCCGAGAGCGTCGTTCGGGAGCGGCTGGGCGACGAGTAG
- a CDS encoding CDC48 family AAA ATPase, producing MNEVQLEVAKAYPNDSGRGIARLDPDTLLHLKLSPGDIIEIEGAETTAAKVWRADRQDWNTDTVRVDGFTRQNADVGIGERVTIRKAEAEKADKLVLAPPEEASVQFGSDAAGMVKRQILKRPVVERDIVPVMSSTNHPFMRSPGQAIPLIAVETEPDGVCLITEDTEVELREEPISGFEKTGGGITYEDIGGLQSEIQRVREMVELPMKHPQIFSKLGIEPPQGVLLHGPPGTGKTLLAKAVANETSASFFSIAGPEIISKYYGESEQQLREIFEDAKEESPSIIFIDELDSIAPKREDVTGEVERRVVAQLLTMMDGLETRGQVIVIGATNRVDSVDPALRRPGRFDREIEIGVPDEVGRKEILQIHTRGMPLSDDVSLDHLADETHGFVGADIESLTKEAAMKALRRYLPEIDLDEEEVPPSLIDRMIVKRNDFSGALNEVEPSAMREVLVELPKISWDDVGGLSEAQQQVQESVEWPLTSPEKFDRMGVNAPKGVLLYGPPGTGKTLMAKAVANETNANFISVRGPQLLSKWVGESEKAIRQTFRKARQVSPTIIFFDELDSLAPARGQEAGNNVSERVVNQLLTELDGLEDMGDVMVIGATNRPDMIDPALLRSGRFDRLVMIGQPDQEGREQILDIHTQNTPLAPDVSLREIAEITDGYVGSDLEGIAREAAIEALRDDDDAQEVEMKHFRRAMESVRPTINEDILAYYDEVEEQFKGGKGEALRDTGGRVGFQ from the coding sequence ATGAACGAAGTCCAACTCGAAGTGGCGAAGGCGTACCCGAACGACTCGGGCCGCGGCATCGCCCGACTCGACCCCGACACGCTGTTGCACCTGAAGCTCTCGCCCGGCGACATCATCGAGATCGAGGGCGCGGAGACCACCGCCGCGAAGGTCTGGCGCGCGGACCGTCAGGACTGGAACACCGACACCGTGCGGGTGGACGGGTTCACCCGGCAGAACGCGGACGTCGGCATCGGCGAGCGCGTCACCATCCGGAAGGCGGAGGCCGAGAAGGCCGACAAGCTCGTCCTCGCCCCGCCGGAGGAGGCGTCCGTCCAGTTCGGCTCCGACGCCGCCGGGATGGTGAAACGCCAGATCCTCAAGCGGCCGGTCGTCGAGCGCGACATCGTCCCCGTGATGTCGTCGACGAACCACCCGTTCATGCGGTCGCCCGGGCAGGCGATCCCGCTGATCGCGGTCGAGACGGAGCCGGACGGCGTCTGTCTCATCACCGAGGACACGGAGGTCGAGCTGCGCGAGGAGCCGATCTCCGGGTTCGAGAAGACCGGCGGCGGGATCACCTACGAGGACATCGGCGGGCTCCAGTCGGAGATCCAGCGCGTCCGCGAGATGGTGGAGCTGCCGATGAAACACCCGCAGATCTTCTCGAAGCTCGGCATCGAGCCGCCGCAGGGCGTCCTGCTTCACGGCCCGCCGGGAACCGGGAAGACCCTCCTGGCGAAGGCGGTCGCCAACGAGACCTCGGCGTCGTTCTTCTCGATCGCCGGCCCGGAGATCATCTCGAAGTACTACGGCGAGTCCGAACAGCAGCTCAGAGAGATCTTCGAGGACGCCAAAGAGGAGAGCCCGAGCATCATCTTCATCGACGAGCTGGACTCGATCGCGCCGAAACGCGAGGACGTCACCGGCGAGGTCGAGCGCCGCGTCGTCGCCCAGCTGCTGACGATGATGGACGGGTTAGAGACGCGCGGGCAGGTGATCGTCATCGGCGCGACGAACCGCGTCGACAGCGTCGACCCCGCGCTCCGCCGCCCCGGGCGGTTCGACCGCGAGATCGAGATCGGCGTCCCCGACGAGGTGGGCCGCAAGGAGATCCTCCAGATCCACACCCGCGGGATGCCGCTCTCGGACGACGTGAGCTTAGACCACCTCGCCGACGAGACGCACGGGTTCGTCGGCGCGGACATCGAGAGCCTCACCAAGGAGGCCGCGATGAAGGCGCTGCGCCGGTACCTCCCGGAGATCGATCTCGACGAGGAGGAGGTTCCCCCCAGCCTCATCGACCGGATGATCGTCAAGCGCAACGACTTCTCGGGCGCGCTGAACGAGGTGGAGCCGTCGGCGATGCGCGAGGTGCTCGTCGAGCTACCGAAGATCTCGTGGGACGACGTGGGCGGCCTCAGCGAGGCCCAACAGCAGGTCCAGGAGTCGGTCGAGTGGCCGCTCACCTCGCCGGAGAAGTTCGACCGGATGGGCGTCAACGCCCCGAAGGGGGTGTTGCTGTACGGCCCGCCGGGCACCGGGAAGACGCTGATGGCGAAGGCGGTCGCCAACGAGACGAACGCGAACTTCATCTCGGTGCGAGGCCCGCAGCTGCTCTCGAAGTGGGTCGGCGAGTCGGAGAAGGCGATCAGACAGACCTTCCGGAAGGCCCGGCAGGTGAGCCCGACGATCATCTTCTTCGACGAGCTCGACAGCCTCGCGCCCGCACGCGGGCAGGAGGCCGGAAACAACGTCTCAGAGCGCGTCGTCAACCAGCTGCTCACCGAGCTGGACGGGTTAGAGGACATGGGCGACGTGATGGTCATCGGCGCGACCAACCGGCCGGACATGATCGACCCCGCGCTGCTGCGCTCGGGGCGGTTCGACCGGCTCGTGATGATCGGCCAGCCCGACCAGGAGGGCCGCGAGCAGATCCTCGACATCCACACGCAGAACACCCCGCTCGCGCCCGACGTGAGCCTCCGCGAGATCGCCGAGATCACCGACGGTTACGTCGGCTCCGACCTCGAAGGGATCGCCCGCGAGGCCGCCATCGAGGCGCTGCGCGACGACGACGACGCCCAGGAGGTAGAGATGAAACACTTCCGGCGGGCGATGGAGTCGGTGCGGCCGACGATAAACGAAGACATCCTCGCGTACTACGACGAGGTCGAAGAGCAGTTCAAGGGCGGCAAGGGAGAGGCGCTCCGCGACACCGGCGGTCGCGTCGGGTTCCAGTAA
- a CDS encoding mechanosensitive ion channel domain-containing protein, with amino-acid sequence MTTGIITAATVLRQASEPDPGPEELTVFWPLLVQLGWFLAGFSAVVLIGWLVVQPVLRRAVRRRNRNNPTLQAAVVLYFRLLVVLVGTLVGVALAGYGELLGDSALVISAVALAVGIAAREVIGSLVSGVALVLDPEFNVGDHIKWNGGEGTVQSIALRITRVETAAGELVTIPNTILTAHEITRPYGRGNHRIVQELRVGYESDLDDVLCQLIEVAGETEGILTDPPPAAYVDELGDDAVSVRVHYWITDPTRRDVFAVRSAYARAAKDRLEAEGINVSPPAERELSGRIRLSDPSERE; translated from the coding sequence ATGACGACGGGAATCATCACGGCGGCGACGGTGCTCCGACAGGCCTCTGAGCCGGATCCCGGGCCCGAAGAGCTGACCGTGTTCTGGCCGCTTCTGGTTCAACTCGGCTGGTTTCTCGCCGGCTTCTCGGCGGTCGTCCTGATCGGGTGGCTGGTCGTACAACCGGTTCTCAGACGAGCCGTCCGGCGACGGAACCGCAACAACCCGACCCTCCAAGCCGCCGTCGTCCTGTACTTCCGCCTCCTCGTGGTGCTGGTGGGGACGCTGGTCGGGGTCGCGCTCGCCGGCTACGGGGAACTCCTCGGTGACTCCGCGCTCGTCATCAGCGCGGTCGCGCTGGCGGTGGGGATCGCCGCACGCGAGGTGATCGGATCGCTCGTCAGCGGGGTCGCACTGGTTCTCGACCCGGAGTTCAACGTCGGCGACCATATCAAGTGGAACGGCGGGGAGGGGACCGTACAGTCGATCGCCCTCCGAATCACTCGCGTCGAGACCGCCGCCGGCGAGCTCGTGACCATCCCGAACACCATACTGACCGCACACGAGATCACTCGGCCGTACGGCCGAGGGAATCATCGGATCGTACAGGAACTCCGCGTCGGTTACGAGAGCGACCTCGACGACGTACTGTGCCAGCTCATCGAGGTGGCCGGTGAGACGGAGGGGATTCTCACCGACCCGCCTCCGGCCGCGTACGTCGACGAGCTCGGTGACGACGCGGTTTCGGTCCGGGTCCACTACTGGATCACCGACCCGACTCGACGCGATGTCTTCGCGGTCAGGTCCGCGTACGCGCGGGCCGCCAAAGACCGGCTCGAAGCCGAGGGGATCAACGTCAGCCCGCCGGCCGAACGCGAACTCTCCGGCCGGATTCGCCTTAGCGATCCCTCCGAACGAGAATGA
- a CDS encoding NAD(+)/NADH kinase, with translation MEVGIVARKGSERAASLAATLRDVVVDAGEAVWLDEETAAALDAGDDARPVDAFDDCDLVVAVGGDGTFLFVARNAGDTPIVGVNLGEVGFLNAVSPTDAAGALRAEIRSFRDDGLDVREAPRLAASAGDWTSTPAANEVVVQGDRRGPGGGIEYEVRVDGSRYAGGHADGVLVATPTGSTAYNLSERGPLIHPEVDGIVVNEMAAEEGMPPLVVDTEATVTVSVPDEAGATVVSDGRDTASLDGPVEVTVERTAPPIRIAGPPSDFFEALGKLS, from the coding sequence ATGGAAGTGGGCATCGTGGCGCGAAAGGGCAGCGAGCGGGCGGCGTCGCTCGCGGCGACGCTCAGAGACGTCGTCGTCGACGCGGGCGAGGCAGTCTGGCTCGACGAGGAGACCGCCGCGGCGCTCGACGCCGGCGACGACGCCCGTCCGGTCGACGCGTTCGACGACTGCGACCTGGTCGTCGCCGTCGGCGGCGACGGGACGTTCCTGTTCGTCGCCCGGAACGCCGGCGATACGCCGATAGTCGGGGTGAACCTCGGGGAGGTCGGCTTCCTCAACGCCGTCTCGCCGACCGACGCCGCCGGAGCGCTCCGCGCCGAGATCCGGTCGTTCCGCGACGACGGGTTGGACGTCCGCGAGGCCCCGCGGCTCGCCGCCAGCGCGGGCGACTGGACCTCGACGCCGGCCGCGAACGAGGTGGTCGTCCAAGGAGACCGCCGCGGGCCCGGCGGCGGGATCGAGTACGAGGTGCGGGTCGACGGGTCGCGGTACGCCGGCGGGCACGCCGACGGCGTCCTCGTCGCCACGCCGACGGGATCGACCGCGTACAACCTCTCCGAGCGCGGACCGCTGATTCACCCCGAGGTGGACGGGATCGTCGTCAACGAGATGGCCGCCGAGGAGGGGATGCCCCCGCTCGTGGTGGACACGGAGGCGACCGTCACCGTCTCGGTCCCCGACGAGGCGGGCGCGACCGTCGTCAGCGACGGCCGCGACACCGCCTCGCTCGACGGCCCGGTCGAGGTGACCGTCGAGCGGACCGCGCCGCCGATACGGATCGCGGGCCCCCCCTCGGACTTCTTCGAGGCGCTCGGGAAACTGTCGTGA
- a CDS encoding histidine kinase N-terminal 7TM domain-containing protein, whose amino-acid sequence MSPSTVGTVWAALGAVASLVAVGPGLRTAIAHRESDNGLSFGVLAIGVAIWGGTAAFRPFSPEPMTQAYFYLLSLVGASVAGLGWFLFASTAHSTPATLSHPAVYAGVALVVGANVGLVVTTPIHGVYWDGIAETATAFGTNAVVPTTAYWAHTLLVAGLFAAGVWLFARSRGSRRDRRFARAYAGCAAAVALGVVGSNVAVPGSGAATPVVASGLLVVGVVQARSS is encoded by the coding sequence ATGTCTCCCTCCACGGTCGGGACGGTCTGGGCCGCCCTCGGGGCGGTCGCCTCGCTCGTCGCCGTCGGTCCCGGCCTCCGAACCGCGATCGCACACCGCGAGAGCGACAACGGCCTCTCGTTCGGCGTCCTCGCCATCGGGGTCGCCATCTGGGGCGGAACGGCGGCGTTCCGTCCGTTCTCCCCGGAACCGATGACGCAGGCGTACTTCTACCTCCTGTCGCTGGTCGGGGCGTCCGTGGCCGGTCTGGGGTGGTTCCTGTTCGCCAGCACGGCCCACAGCACGCCGGCGACGCTCAGCCACCCCGCGGTGTACGCGGGCGTCGCGCTCGTCGTCGGTGCGAACGTCGGACTGGTCGTCACGACGCCGATCCACGGGGTGTACTGGGACGGGATCGCCGAGACCGCGACCGCCTTCGGTACCAACGCCGTCGTCCCCACGACCGCCTACTGGGCGCACACGCTGCTCGTCGCGGGGCTGTTCGCGGCGGGCGTGTGGCTGTTCGCACGGTCGCGCGGCTCCCGCCGTGACCGTCGGTTCGCGCGGGCGTACGCCGGCTGCGCCGCCGCCGTGGCCCTCGGCGTCGTCGGGAGCAACGTCGCGGTGCCCGGGTCGGGGGCGGCGACGCCCGTCGTCGCGTCCGGCCTCCTCGTCGTCGGCGTCGTTCAGGCCCGGTCGTCGTGA
- the aspS gene encoding aspartate--tRNA(Asn) ligase, protein MIERIHTSDVEPDADEVAIAGHVHEIRDLGGLVFLIVRDREGLIQIVFKEEREPELFEAVQDVGAEDVVRVVGEPLESDQAPGGVEIAPTEYEVIDEADSPLPLEISKDIEVDLSTRLDNRALDLRKPETLAVFTLRSELITAMEEWFDDEGFVDIKTPLISKGGAEGGAELFPILYYNQDAFLSQSPQLYKQMLMASGYEAVYETGTAFRAEDFATSRHVSEISMFDVELAYIDDHDDVMDVQEESLRYALRRVAENAERELDLLDVDLDVPEDDFPRITFDEALDILETEYGHFPDDPTDLDTKGEKLLGEHFEEQGHPAFFVVGYPDEKFYYMQEVEGDDIASRKFDLIYKGQELSSGGQREHDVERMVEVMEEEGVETSNFEFYIEALSFGTPPHGGYGLGIDRLVQKVADLDNIKEAIMFPRDPNRLEP, encoded by the coding sequence ATGATCGAGCGAATTCACACGTCGGACGTCGAACCGGACGCGGACGAGGTCGCCATCGCCGGCCACGTCCACGAGATCCGCGACCTCGGTGGGCTGGTCTTCCTCATCGTGCGCGACCGCGAGGGGCTCATCCAGATCGTCTTCAAAGAGGAGCGCGAGCCGGAGCTGTTCGAGGCCGTTCAGGACGTCGGGGCCGAGGACGTCGTCCGCGTCGTGGGCGAGCCGCTGGAGAGCGACCAGGCCCCCGGGGGCGTCGAGATCGCGCCCACGGAGTACGAGGTCATCGACGAGGCGGACTCCCCGCTTCCCTTAGAGATCTCGAAGGACATCGAGGTCGATCTGTCGACCCGCCTCGACAACCGTGCGCTCGACCTCCGGAAGCCGGAGACGCTCGCGGTGTTCACGCTGCGCTCCGAGCTGATCACCGCGATGGAGGAGTGGTTCGACGACGAGGGGTTCGTCGACATCAAGACGCCCCTGATCTCGAAGGGCGGCGCGGAGGGCGGCGCAGAGCTGTTCCCGATCCTCTACTACAACCAGGACGCCTTCCTCTCGCAGAGCCCGCAGCTCTACAAGCAGATGCTGATGGCCTCCGGCTACGAGGCGGTCTACGAGACCGGGACCGCGTTCCGCGCCGAGGACTTCGCGACCTCCCGCCACGTCTCCGAGATTTCGATGTTCGACGTGGAGCTGGCGTACATCGACGACCACGACGACGTGATGGACGTGCAAGAGGAGTCGCTGCGATACGCGCTCCGTCGGGTCGCCGAGAACGCCGAGCGCGAACTCGACCTGCTCGACGTCGACCTCGACGTGCCCGAAGACGACTTCCCGCGGATCACCTTCGACGAGGCGCTCGACATCTTGGAGACCGAGTACGGGCACTTCCCGGACGACCCGACCGACCTCGATACGAAAGGCGAGAAGCTGCTCGGCGAGCACTTTGAGGAGCAGGGTCACCCCGCGTTCTTCGTCGTCGGCTACCCCGACGAGAAGTTCTACTACATGCAAGAGGTCGAGGGCGACGACATCGCCTCCCGGAAGTTCGACCTGATCTACAAGGGTCAGGAGCTCTCCTCGGGCGGCCAGCGCGAACACGACGTCGAGCGCATGGTCGAGGTCATGGAGGAAGAGGGCGTCGAGACGAGCAACTTCGAGTTCTACATCGAGGCGCTCAGCTTCGGCACCCCCCCGCACGGCGGCTACGGGCTGGGGATCGACCGCCTCGTCCAGAAGGTCGCCGACCTCGACAACATCAAGGAGGCGATCATGTTCCCGCGCGACCCGAACCGGCTGGAGCCCTGA